A portion of the Plasmodium gaboni strain SY75 chromosome 5, whole genome shotgun sequence genome contains these proteins:
- a CDS encoding hypothetical protein (conserved Plasmodium protein, unknown function) has protein sequence MFLFLTNLWKEKKNQNFFFKSITTIEGKLNVDRKKKKLSSKTTKYINYIFLKRKKAEQNIHLNNIKRKLLKNISSSLSSPLEPFHVICNFKNDKLKALKKYNIEEKQNNAHSLIKNISQQNVSNVEHLKCIASKKVEENNHLIETNSPKEENGSFIQMGDANCVNYDRKYMNGQENITNSQKNNMNGQENITNSQKNYMNVQENITNGTILTSDNPSGMPIYKDTNCDRYLEENKFLPTVCIKKDKEMKDIKSWNNINNIIDLRKNKELCNIYLITSMINIYHENNYNYIILKILKEMKYIHCMSMKHISLIIYNMYKYYYIQYIKNIFYRSDEINRTNFFNSYYMFPEDGILYNNEFKIKEVLLDIEIIKKFLLSISCIIKTNIYDERDMNVLSKILFVYCFFEINNKEMIELLIDKILKSMYIKGNKRIKYFSLISLSFQKLKIYYSKVHLLHSNLLIKKMNKLIREHNNKLIINNKYKMKKKKLERINLFQVHKKDKPFVLIDMKDIITYLYIIKKNNIKNNKFIKTLLKYCKIFLFKINWEDTNNSYIYSYYHKVNKKSYRTLDLVCNEKNIIPLCYQNDMLRNIKLYKSFENEMENKRKKNLLNSYKDIIISNRKIRGRGKVKDRRIKRQNRKNKISHNNVNKYLALYSLYNINKTAQNYGIHANDYRNSVLTQVENVRRETKSREKLIFIKKRAKEWMRNHNDNEVEKINDILMNNKNDNKVIINRELIYSKNESFNIYKKGIYNTYNKNNKYLNNKNKLYDIENEHITNKYDINLICMSIFLNYLISYDYLVLKNISEFNSLIEMYMNLIRGTNMKNIHFLYMCKIIEINRQIYLYNNFLIKLIYSSILYNCKNGLSSFLSMLKRVGNVNTLKKTNKQIKDTLIKKDDSIDSSDCFNDKIYDNYNNYHKPYEISYNVDDDILFKLISSRYMWLYSIINLYKELLKSKIHDYILNDMLIKNLIVLIEIDYDSKQLSYTSIYGCIKLLYMIENGMKVNINKKNKDKYIINFQKDDVDEEEEEEYYYSLQNNCNKLLFIILKKMEYTKLVNTNDILLLLKIYKYINKIKIYRKVFENGNYEMILKIEKMLKKKIILENKNLYNLNIINFIKLYIYSDNKLRNELFHMTNLSDHFLLLINIINKMNNDMYFFDLYKCIYIYMYNYIDEEMKKLNDKKIFIIKKDHIISSIKMLEFLRNYMTKNMNKIQNKYIYKIIMYNFFYINHCIKLSSMLCSSKYSSKKKKKKNYILLYMFIKHVDIMFDIINMSLKKENCLFYKKFNEKNVLIYIFSLYIENMSKNKKKIIGYLFFSSNKNRTHGKEFLDILSKNKLYLYNNKMNTCDDIRHITYMNVLILFLLFKYEIFFKYHNRNRTCHRKNNKNDLNMDVAYYKWIYNILKYKDNKNIFYNMIYTHNDVIFLQVLFYAITKNYFILNDMNPKNVENIYINKIKRNNNNNMLLQYYEGEKKGNKSIQYEDDLNEFIIKNFNILSDHLNDNKYLKSIIYNFMVHKNSISQMIKKILNKNKLEKYVI, from the coding sequence ATGTTCCTTTTCTTAACAAATCTTTggaaggaaaaaaaaaaccaaAATTTCTTCTTTAAATCAATTACAACAATCGAAGGCAAATTAAATGTAgatagaaaaaaaaagaaactTAGCTCTAAAACGAccaaatatattaattacatatttttaaaaaggaaaaagGCAGAACAAAATATCCAtctaaataatataaaaaggaaaCTTCTTAAAAATATCTCTTCTTCCTTGTCAAGCCCATTAGAACCATTCCACGTTATTTGTAATTTcaaaaatgataaattaaaagCTCTCAAAAAATACAACATAGAggaaaaacaaaataatgCACATAGCctcataaaaaatatatctcAACAAAATGTGTCAAATGTAGAACATCTTAAATGTATTGCCTCCAAGAAAgtagaagaaaataatcATTTAATTGAAACAAACTCACCAAAGGAGGAAAATGGATCTTTCATCCAAATGGGTGATGCGAATTGTGTCAATTATGATAGGAAGTATATGAACGGACAGgaaaatattacaaatagccaaaaaaataatatgaatggacaggaaaatattacaaatagccaaaaaaattatatgaacGTACAGgaaaatattacaaatgGTACAATCCTTACAAGTGATAATCCTTCTGGAATGCCCATTTATAAGGACACAAATTGTGATAGATACCtagaagaaaataaatttctACCAACGGTGTGTATCAAGAAAGATAAAGAAATGAAAGATATAAAGAGTTGGAATAATATCAATAACATTATAGACCTTAGAAAGAATAAGGAGTTGTGTAACATATATTTGATTACTAgtatgataaatatatatcatgagaataattacaattatataatattaaagatATTAAAAGAGATGAAGTATATCCATTGTATGAGTATGAAGCATATAAgtttaattatatacaatatgtataaatattattacatacaatatataaaaaatatattttatagaTCAGACGAAATAAATCGAACTAACTTTTTTAATAGTTATTACATGTTTCCAGAAGATGgcatattatataataatgagtttaaaataaaagagGTGTTGTTAgatatagaaataataaaaaagtttttattatctatatcATGTATAATTAAGACGAATATATATGACGAACGTGATATGAATGTATTAAGTAAgatattatttgtatattgtttctttgaaataaataataaagaaatgATTGAATTATTAATTGATAAAATCTTGAAAAGTATGTATATAAAGGgaaataaaagaataaaatatttttctttaatatcTTTATCTTTTCAGAAGTtgaagatatattattctaAAGTGCATTTATTACATtctaatttattaataaaaaaaatgaataaattaataagagagcataataataagttaattataaataataaatataagatgaaaaagaaaaaattagaacgtattaatttatttcaAGTTCATAAAAAGGACAAACCATTTGTGTTAATTGATATGAAGGatattataacatatttgtatataattaagaagaataatataaaaaataataaatttataaagaccttgttaaaatattgtaagatatttttgtttaaaataaattgGGAAGACACAAATaatagttatatatattcttattatcataaagtaaataaaaaatcatataGAACGTTAGATTTAGTTTGTAATGAGAAAAATATCATACCATTGTGTTATCAGAATGATATgttaagaaatataaaattatataaatcgTTTGAAAATGAGATGGAGAataagagaaaaaaaaatttattaaattcttataaggatattattatatcaaataGAAAAATTAGAGGAAGAGGAAAAGTTAAAGATAGACGAATAAAAAGACAAAAtagaaaaaacaaaatatctcataataatgtaaataaatatttagCTTTATATTCGttgtataatataaataaaacagCACAAAATTATGGCATACATGCAAATGATTATAGGAATAGTGTATTAACACAAGTGGAAAATGTTAGGAGAGAAACTAAGTCTAGAGagaaattaatatttataaaaaagagaGCAAAGGAGTGGATGAGAAATCATAATGACAACGAAgtagaaaaaataaatgatattcttatgaataataaaaatgacaataaagtaataataaatagGGAGTTGATTTATTCTAAAAATGAAAgttttaatatatataagaaaggtatatataatacttataataagaataataaatatttgaataataaaaataaattatatgatattgaaaatgaacatataacaaataaatatgatataaatttaatatgtatgagtatatttcttaattatttaatttcCTATGATTATTtagttttaaaaaatatttcagAGTTTAATAGTTTAATAGAAATGTATATGAATTTAATAAGAGGTACCAACATGAAGAATatccattttttatatatgtgtaagATAATAGAAATTAATAgacaaatatatttgtataataattttttaatcaaattaatttattcatctattttatataattgtaaAAATGGATTGTCTTCTTTTCTTAGTATGTTGAAGAGAGTAGGAAATGTCAATACATtgaaaaaaacaaataaacaaattaaagatactttaataaaaaaggatGATTCTATTGATAGTTCTGATTGTTTcaatgataaaatatatgataattataataattatcataaaCCATATGAGATAAGTTATAATGTTGATGATgacatattatttaaattaattagTTCGAGATATATGTGGTTATATTctataattaatttatataaagaattattaaaaagtaaaataCATGACTATATATTGAATGATATgttgataaaaaatttaattgTCTTAATAGAAATAGATTATGATTCTAAACAGTTAAGCTATACATCTATTTATGGATGTATAaagttattatatatgattgAGAATGGCATGAAggtaaatataaataaaaaaaataaagataaatatattattaattttcAAAAGGATGATGTTGATGAGGAGGAAGAGgaagaatattattattccTTACAGAATAACTGTAACAAactattatttataattttaaaaaaaatggaatatACTAAATTGGTCAATacaaatgatatattattattattaaaaatttataaatatattaataaaataaaaatatatagaaaagTATTTGAAAATGGTAATTATGaaatgatattaaaaattgaaaagatgttaaaaaaaaaaataattcttgaaaataaaaatctatataatttgaatattataaattttataaaattatatatatatagtgataataaattaagGAATGAACTTTTTCATATGACTAATTTAAGTgatcattttttattattaataaatataataaataaaatgaataatgatatgtatttttttgatttatataaatgtatatatatatatatgtataattatatagatgaggaaatgaaaaaattaaatgataaaaaaatttttataataaagaaagaTCATATTATAAGTTCAATAAAGATGTTAGAATTTTTAAGAAATTATATGACCAAgaatatgaataaaatacagaataaatatatttataaaattataatgtataactttttttatataaatcattGTATAAAATTATCAAGCATGTTATGTTCTTCTAAATATAGtagcaaaaaaaaaaaaaaaaaaaattatatattattatacatgTTTATAAAACATGTAGATATAATGTTtgatataattaatatgtcgttaaaaaaagaaaactgtctattttataaaaaatttaatgagaaaaatgtattgatttatatattttctttatatatagaaaatatgagtaaaaacaaaaagaaaataattggttatctttttttttcttcaaatAAGAATAGGACACATGGAAAAGAATTTCTTGACATTTTatctaaaaataaattatatttatataataataaaatgaatacaTGTGATGATATTAGACatattacatatatgaatgtattaatattatttcttttatttaaatatgaaatattttttaaatatcATAATAGAAACAGGACATGTCATAgaaagaataataaaaatgatttaaatATGGATGTTGCATATTATAAATGGatttacaatatattaaaatataaagataataaaaatattttttataatatgatatatacacataatgatgttatatttctacaagttttattttatgcgataacaaaaaattattttattttaaatgatatgAATCCAAAAAATGTGgaaaacatatatataaacaaaataaaaagaaataataataataatatgttattaCAATATTATGAAGGAGagaaaaaaggaaataaatCGATACAATATGAAGATGATTTAAATGAATTCATAAtcaaaaattttaatatattatcagatcatttaaatgataataaatatttgaaaagtattatatacaattttATGGTACATAAAAATTCCATTTCACAAATGatcaaaaaaattttaaataaaaataaattagagaaatatgttatataa
- a CDS encoding hypothetical protein (conserved Plasmodium protein, unknown function), which yields MNIKRSIYHYLSCSSLSIQNHYQHNNTLFPCFHSLRNNNKMSYLRPNYFICIPINNENICNELINIQKHILVKYDELKDCIIERNKFHISLLILYIKKDQMELSKEAFNEGMEKIKNMNKEKISFDKLDTFRNDVLYLSLKENSNKYIINMINHLIDSFSKRGIKIIFNNKKITKEKISNNNKKELNKNPNDLQHITPHLTIMKNSYMKKMYMNKKPQIFPFFYTDYDLTNLLKEQMDIQKIQFLEMDMDTSTSYYKILSEFNI from the coding sequence atgaatattaaaagaagCATATACCATTATTTAAGTTGTTCTTCTTTATCGATTCAAAATCATTATCAGCATAATAATACGCTATTTCCTTGTTTTCATAGtttaagaaataataataagatgAGCTACTTAAGGCCgaattattttatatgtataccCATAAACaatgaaaatatttgtaaTGAATTAATAAACATACAAAAACATATTCTTGTGAAATATGATGAATTAAAAGATTGTATTATtgaaagaaataaatttcatatttctcttttaattttatacattAAAAAGGACCAAATGGAACTATCAAAAGAAGCATTCAATGAAGGGATGgaaaagataaaaaatatgaataaagaaaaaatatctTTTGACAAATTAGATACATTTCGTAATgatgttttatatttaagtttaaaagaaaatagtaataaatatattataaatatgataaacCATTTAATAGATTCATTTTCTAAAAGAggaataaaaattatttttaataataaaaaaatcacaaaagaaaaaatatcaaataataataaaaaagaattaaataaaaatccAAATGATTTACAACATATTACACCTCATTTAActattatgaaaaattcttatatgaaaaaaatgtatatgaataaaaaacctcaaatatttccttttttctATACAGATTATGATTTAACAAATTTATTGAAAGAACAAATGgatatacaaaaaatacAATTCCTTGAAATGGATATGGATACCTCAACGTCTTATTATAAAATCTTGTCTGAGTTTAATATATga
- a CDS encoding hypothetical protein (conserved Plasmodium protein, unknown function) has product MRFLFIHFVMLSFFKNGKCDNELSVKGSLTVANLKISSKNNRENGILFVNEESEYRIGLNERSELIISKKNKPLVTIDEHENLNFFNLDLSVKILNIQGILKIMNVNQFQMFVHEDFSNSSNTKGWSGDQFFNYTSSCGGINLLGGYGKLSKGEIFKTFENIPSHSQIRIKCNFHFIDNWNNQTAYMKIATDEKEEKYYVWTDTHSQINKQNSINICGNTTGESKFFSIIDIIIPHNSNKLMVYFGTNIEKDEPNLISWGISNFQIYII; this is encoded by the coding sequence ATGAGATTCCTATTTATTCATTTCGTCATGCtttccttttttaaaaatggCAAGTGCGATAACGAATTGTCTGTCAAGGGTAGTTTGACAGTTGcgaatttaaaaatatcatCTAAAAATAACCGAGAGAACGGcatattatttgtaaatGAAGAGAGTGAATATAGAATAGGATTAAATGAAAGAAGTGAATTAATAataagtaaaaaaaataaaccTCTTGTAACTATTGATGAACAcgaaaatttaaatttttttaatttggATTTATCTGTAAAGATATTGAATATACAAggaatattaaaaattatgaatgTTAATCAATTTCAAATGTTTGTACATGAAGATTTTTCAAATAGCTCAAATACTAAAGGATGGAGTGGAGatcaattttttaattatacTTCTTCATGTGGTGGAATTAATTTATTAGGTGGATATGGAAAATTATCAAAAGGAGAAATATTCAAAACCTTTGAAAATATTCCAAGCCATTCACAAATACGTATAAAATGTAATTTCCATTTTATTGATAACTGGAATAATCAAACAGCTTATATGAAAATTGCTACAgatgaaaaagaagaaaaatattatgtatgGACTGATACACACTcacaaataaataaacaaaattctattaatatttgtGGAAATACTACAGGAGAAtctaaatttttttctataatcgatattattattccacataattcaaataaattaatGGTTTATTTTGGAACtaatatagaaaaagaTGAACCAAATTTAATATCATGGGGAATATCCAATTTTCaaatatacattatttag
- a CDS encoding hypothetical protein (conserved Plasmodium protein, unknown function) codes for MTSQTTTAVFSSDLQTFIVTKYDPLLSIVKELNDKLQNSEKDKYHLEKRIMKLEKQMVLLLEKLEVSDILFENEEKEKKEEQKKNQKIESEENLLSPWLFSCQLGTPLSSLQVLLEFNVNNTIELNVKLWKREEDMWINILEDISSNYNNYLPDSLNLLDLRKAARKCLLNICMNEILIVLRNVPGKSQALYNTTTMTLVAILASAIYEAWKRIELTDPVSLGRIVLVLDGEDVGSRLRAGNKKLKIEPLN; via the exons atgacTAGCCAAACAACCACTGCCGTTTTTAGCAGTGATTTGCAAACATTCATAGTTACAAAATATGATCCCTTGTTGAGCATTgtaaaagaattaaatgataaattaCAAAATTCTGAAAAAG ATAAATACCACTTAGAAAAGCGCATCATGAAGTTAGAAAAACAAATGGTTCTTTTATTAGAAAAACTAGAAGTTAGCgatattttatttgaaaatgaagagaaagaaaaaaaagaggaacaaaaaaaaaatcaaaaaattgaaagtgaagaaaatttattatctCCTTGGTTATTTTCATGTCAATTAGGAACACCATTATCATCTTTGCAAGTTCTTTTAGAATttaatgtaaataatacaaTAGAATTAAATGTAAAATTATGGAAACGTGAAGAAGATATGTGGATTAATATTCTAGAAGATATTTCATCcaattataataattatttacCAGATTCTTTAAATCTTCTTGATTTAAGAAAGGCTGCAAGAAAATGTCTActtaatatatgtatgaatgaaatattaatagtatTAAGAAACGTACCAGGAAAATCTCAAGCACTCTATAATACAACAACAATGACATTGGTAGCAATTTTAGCATCAGCAATTTATGAAGCTTGGAAAAGAATAGAATTAACAGACCCAGTTTCATTGGGAAGGATAGTACTTGTATTGGATG GTGAAGATGTTGGATCAAGATTAAGAGCAGGAAATAAAAAGTTAAAAATAGAACCCttaaattaa